The Onychomys torridus chromosome 2, mOncTor1.1, whole genome shotgun sequence sequence cccatggtgggtggtaccatccctgggcttgaGGTcttgggttctaaaagaaagcaggctgagcaagccatggagagcaagtcagAAGGCAGAGCTCCTCCATGACGTCTGCATTAGGTCTGCTGCCAGACTCCTGTCCTGACTGAGTTTCTGCCCCTCACTGCTTCTGATGATGAAGTGTGAGTAAAACAAATCCTCCCTGCTCTGGGTTGCTTTAGGTCATGacatttcatcatagcaatagtaaccttaacgAAGACACTAGGCTTGGGACTTAAAAATCATAGGATGATCCGAAGTTCCtttaacccagtggttctcagccttcctaatgctgtgacctaatatagttcttcatgtggTAGTGAcctccaactataaaattattttattgcaaattcataactgcaattttgctactgttatgaattgaaaTGTAGATAtatgatgtgcaggatatctgatatgcgacccctgcgAAAGGGTGATTcaatccccaaaggggttgtgacccacaggttgagaatcttTGCTTTAACTCATCAGAGCCTCGTTCCTCCTTCTGCCTGAGGAGTAGAGTGTATCTGCCTCTTGGGCCTTGCTCAGGGCAAGCAGTGTCCACTGGCTGTCAGACATACTTACCACATGCCACACCCCTGGACCAGATTAGCTAATTCCTGCCATTAGTCCCTTGAGGCAGCGCCCATAGAGCCTATTTTAGACAAGTGCCTGGAGAGCCAAGGGAGATGCAGGTGAAGCAGGACATGTTGGTGCTGGAGTCTCCCTTAGTGCACAGCCACAGAGTGTGGCTGCAGATATGGGGCTGTGGTACCCCCATCTAGGGCAGTTCTTGTCCAGACAAAGCAtctctcctggtctctgtggtggAGTCAGCTCCAACTGCCAAGGACATAGGAACTCTAATGTCCAGGCTCATAATTTGCCCAGTGCCCACCATGACCAGCTCCCAGGGCTGCCCTAGGCCCCTGGACTTCCTCCAGGGCCAGCTTCCTTGCTGGCCCTCTGATGTCCAGGCAGGTGCTATGACATTAACCTTGTAGCTGTGCCCTTTGCCAGGTTCAGGGTGCCCTTCACCTGGGGCTGTGAGTTCTGGGGTGTTCAGGGAAAGAGGTGGGAGGTCCCTTAGGTTTTGACCCAGTTCCACCCTCCCCTTGTCTTTGTGCATAATAAACAGGTGGTGGTTGGCACATCATCAGGGACATGGTGTGCTAAGATTCACAGCTGCAAAGAGGAGGGACCACTGGGAGCCTAAGCAAGGCCCTCCGTGCGCGCACTTACATCCATCAAACCTGGCTACGTCTTTCCCCGGTCCCATGCCAATGCCCAAATAGAGTCTCTTTCCTTACCGAGTCTCCCCTCCTGCAGCTGGCTTCTGGCCTCCAGTCTTCCCCTTTCCCAAAGCCTCATCTGTCACCTGCCCCTGTGCTGGACCATCAATGACGCCCTTTTGCCCCTTGCTAATTCTGGCATTCTATGCCTTCTCCCCCGGGGCCTTCAggcccttttttctttctttcttttttttttttaaactaattaatacatttatttatttttattttatagcattggtgttttgcctgcatgtctctctctctctctctctctctctctctctctctctctctctctctctctgtgtgtgtgagggtgtcggatccccgggaattggagttaaagacagctgtgagctgccatgtaggtgcttcgaattgaacctgtgtcctctaggaagagcagccaatgctctgaaCTGCTAAGCCACTTCAGGGCCTTTTCAGAGATGGTTTCCTGGCTCTGAgtcaggtcagagaacagaggtaAGGCTGGCAAAGGCAAGGAGCCTCCACCTTGCTCTGGGTTCCACGGCAAAGACACCCTACAGATGATTAGCCCCTGTGCCTTGGACCTGCGTCCCCGAAGTCACCTAGGAACCCAGCAACCCATAGGCATagttctgcctccctccccacaaaCCAGGGCTTATGAAAATCAGGATACTACATGGGTCACCCCAGGGTTACATGCGCCCACTGGCTTCATTGCCTACCCACGTTCCCCACTGCTCTCCGGAGCCCTGCAGCTCAGGCATACTGTAAGCCTTCCAGCCACCCCCTCAAAGGCAGGGAACAAGCCCTGAGCCTCCCAGCCTTGTGTGGGGAAAGGCCGCCCTCAGCCACTCCTTTCTCCAAGCAAGGAGGCCTCCACCCAGACCCACTCCAACAGGTTGTTTTCCAGGCTCAGGCCTGGCTCGGCCTCCAGGGCCTGCCAGTCACGTAGACAAACTTGTTTCTCCTCTCTGCTGCCCAGGTTGCTGAGCACAGCGGTTTCCTGCTTGGAGAGCACACAATGGAGGCTGCCCCAAGGGACCCACCCTGGGGTGGTACCAGCCCAGCAGTGTCTGACAGGAGAGgactgctgtgtgaccttgggcagggcCACGCCTTCTCTGGGCTTGGTTGTCTCTCATGAGAAGTGAGGGGGTGAGAGACGGTCCAAACTTTCCCTGAGTGCTAAGTGCATGGCAGGTCCTACAAGCTCAAGAGCTGAGACGCTTGGCCACCACCAACTCTCTCTTAACTACCATCGTGTTTATAATGGGGGGCACATGCAACGACgttggtgtggaggtcagagggaccACTTGGTGGGGGGGTTCTGTCCTCTTCTTCCACCTTAGCTTGGTTCCAGCACCTTTATCCATCAAGCCATCTCAACAGCCTACTtattatttatgtacttattagttagttttgagagagggtctcaagtagcccaggctaggcccAAACTTGCAATGTTGTCAAggatgaacttctgatccttctgcctctacctcttaagcgctggggttataggtgtgcaaCTCCAGGTCTAGAGTGTATAGGGCTGGGGAATTGAATTTGGAGCCTTCTGCAGACTGCAcaatcactctaccaactgaactatataCTATACCCCCAGCCCAACTCTCCCTTTTTAGGGAGAGCATCTCTGAACTTCTTGTGTCTTTTACTCAGAAAGATGTTTCCTGTCCACTCTacaaatgggtgtgtgtgtgtgtgttggggggcggggggagagcaTCAGCCTGGGCTGGGGACACCAGAGGAAATGGTAGGAGGTACAGGTGATCTGAGGGCACCTGGGCCCCACTGGTGGTAAAGGTTCCAGAACAGTGGGGACAGGGGCTGACAATGAAGggtgatggaggaaggagagggtcCAATAGTTGAAAATGGACTtcagttgggggttggggagatggtccaaaggttaagaacattggctactCTTACAGAACactcaggttccattcccagcacctacctggaAGCTCACAGTGCTCTGTAACTTCTGTCCCaggggatcttatgccctctctggcttctgaaggcacTGTCCACGCCTGTgtaaaaacacccatacactggGGTGCAGGGGCACTTCAAAAGGAGGAGGCAGCCAATAAGGGCCCCAAATCACAGGCTATGTCCCCAGCCAGGGCCTTTCTGAGCCCTTCTgagttctgcttctgccttttctcCACCTGCTACCCTCCCCCAGCACGAGACAACCTTCCAAGGCTTCCGAAGCACAACCCCTGAAGGAGCCTCTcactggtgggggtgggagctgggGAGCACAGTTGCCAGGATTGGCAGATGATCAGCCTGGACCTCCCTGAACCCCAGACTACATAACTGAGTCTAACTCAGCGCAGGTGGTCCCAGATGTTATGTAACTGTTTCTTCCAGattgaaacattctatcctgGAGGGACACTCTTTAAACAGCAAGgtcaacaactcaaaatagcttcaggaagtccctgaaactgaccagattcactctgccctgccctgacaggaaagcaataaaagctggGTGCCACTGGCGCAGTAATAGTgcaggccttcaatcccagcacttgggaggcagaggcagaggcagaggcagaggcagaggcagaggcagaggcagaggcagaggcagaggcagaggcagaggcagaggcagaggcagaggcagaggcagaggcagaggcagaggcgggcagatctctgtgaggatagcctggtctacaaagtgagttgtaCAGTACAGCCAGAGCTGATTGTCTCAGATCTCaggaagctgagctgcaaagagGGCTCTGAGACCAGCTAAGctgcttggaaaggacactccaACCTGGTGAGCTGCCTGCAGTCTGTGCAGTGtgttccaggttcccagctttgtgggctgtcacccatgctggggtgagcTTTGGTAATACAGCCATTGTTCAGTTATTTCTGTTCCTCTAAGTTAcacctgtatttctttaaataatcCCAGTAAAagtcattggttcaccaagttagcCTTTGGTGGGATCCATACTTCAGTCTGTCAGGGATTCCTTATCCAGGCTGAGAAGACAAGTGTTGCAAACAAAGTttttgaggggtttttgtttttttgcaataatttatttatttgtactctatatgcattgatgttttgcctgaatgtaggtctgtgtgaggctgtcggatcccctggaacaggagttatggatagctgtgaactgccatgtgggtgctggaattgaactcaggacctctggaagagcagccagtgctcttaaccgctgagacatctctccagccctatgaggttttttattttgttttagttttagttttttgtttttttgttttgttttgcttttctgagacagaatttctctgtagctttggagcctgtcctggatctcactctatagataAGACTGGCcttgaggccgggcggtggtggcagacgcctttaatcccagcactcgggaggcagagccaggcgaatctctatgagttcgaggccagcctggtctaccaagtgagttctaggaaaaggcacaaagctacacagggaaaccctgtctcgaaaaaccaaaaaaaaaaaaaaaaaagactggcctcaaactcagagatccacctgtctctgcctcccaagtgctgggattaaaggcatgagccgccaccacccagcccccagGAAGTTTTGACACACAACACCAGAACACTGGGTCTCCAAAAAAGGCTTTCCTGGGAGCCTTGCCAATCCTCCAGCTAGGGCTAGGGAGATGCAGAAAGGTTGTCCTTCCTGAGACTCCCCAGGTAGAGAAAGAGGATGTGACTATCCCTAGAGACAGCTCCCACCTCCTCAGTCATCTTGTTGACACACCTGAACTGCTACCCAAGCCCTCCAGGACCCTCCGTGCCTGACTCACTCTGAACCAGCAAGGGCAGAAATGTCTATGAAACTCCAGGTCCCAAGAAGAGTCTGACCCAGGCCGGGGCCCCAGCAGACCCtcactccttttcttctccctaccCACTTGCTAATGTAGAACTCCACTTAGATTCCAACCCCTGCCCCTCAGAGCCTCAGTTTAACCATCTGCACAGTGGTCCTCAGGAGAACCCTCCTTCCTAGCTTGACTCTGAgcttgggggtggaggtgggggtggggtgggctctCGCTCTGTGGGTACAGAGTCCTGTGTTTTTTCCTTCAGTGCTGGAGATGAAATGGAGGTCCTTGTACACCCTTGGTGGCACACCCTTGGTGGCACAGCCCAGCTGCCACCAgagcatttgtttatttgtttacctatttatttattgagctggGGTCTCACTATAAagctctggctggtctagaactctctatgtggaccagactggccttgaatttgcagtaaccctgcctctgaagtgctggcattacagatatATGCCGCCATACCCAGCAAGAATggcaattaaaattttttattaatttgttttatgtgtatggatgttttgctagcatgtgcaccatgtgtgtgcctgctgcccaaggaggccagcagaggatgTAAGATCCTCTGGACccgagttacagatggttgtgagctgccatgtgggtgctaggaaccaaactcaggatcGCTGCTAGAACAAGTCAGTGttcctaactgttgagccatctctccaggccccaggatTTTGATTTTCAATTGTGTTCTCTTACCAGCTCTCCGTGTGTCTGTCTCGCCCTGCTCTCCTGCACTTCCGGCTTCCTTTCTCCATTGTTGGGCCTTGTAAGTGCCTCCAACCTCACAGAGAGCCTCCCACCCACCTAATCCCCTCTCCCAAACTGGCTTCTGTCCTTCCCAGGGGTCTCAAGCTCAACTGAGGGACCTTGGAGGTCACCCCCTAGGTCACTGTCCCAGAGGACTGTGCCCTTCACTAGACATAGGGAAATTTCTGGAATCTGCTTCTTCATCTTGCTTCCCAGGGAATGGTTACCGATGGCCGTTGTTTCATCTCCCAGAACGAGCCATTTCCTGGGGTCCCCATAAGGCCCACCCTGACCTCCAGGCTACCCACTTTCACACCTGGGCTGGCAAAACACTTCCCCAGAGTTCtggctcccctcctccctttccctagCCAGGGCTGGAAGGGCAAGAGCAGGTAGGTGgagctgggcagggctgggcagggggTGCCAGCTGGGctctgtttgttttggggtttttccTCATAAACTGGTCTTTCTACATAAAAGGCCTGGTGGCTGCAGTGACAGAGCCAGCTCCAGGCCTCTTTGAGTTGAGGGGACTCACCAGAGGTGCTAGGGGCCATTTGGACCCTTTGGAGATCCAGGCCATCTTGTAGAGTCTTTGAAGCCCTGTAACCCAAGGGGCTACCTCTCAGTttcacagacaaggaaactgagactcagagcGGGGGTCTCCGAGAGGCGAGTGCAGCAGGGGCAGCAGGGGGGGTGGTGTTGGCCAGGTAGAACTGGCTggttcctctctttcttccagtccctttccttcccatctccAACCAGCTCGGACATCCCTTCTCTGAATCTCAGCCTCCGCCTCCGTCTACTGTGTCTTCAGCACAGTACCGGTTCCAGTACATGATCTTCCCGGTGCGTGATCCCGATGCCCACTGTCTCACCCCCCCGGGAAGCACCATCAACTCTCACACATGTCCCTGGGGCCCCACAAGGCCCACCCTGACCCCCTTGCTCACCCCTTCCCACACCTGTGCTGGGAAAACACTTTCCCAGGGCTCTGGCTGTATCCAGGCTGGAAAGGCAAGAGTGGGAAGGGCCCATGTTGGCACAATGGGGTTTGCAGAGTCCAACCCGTTTCTAAGAGCTGTCATTCAGGGCCACTCAATCCACAGAAGCTCTGGGAGGGGAGGTCACGAGgcttttgatgttgtttttttgtttttcttttatctatctatctatctatctatctatttacttatttatttgtttgtttgtttgtttgtttgttttttagcagaTCCTGCCTCAAGTTTATTTGTAAAAACAGCATGGGTCctgatcatctgcaaatagtgtgtAGGTGTGTCACACCAGTCCATCTGTCTGGCAGACAGAAGCCTTTTCTATGGGGCCTTCACAGGAGCCTGGGCACCTTTGGGAGCCTGAGCTGGAGCTGAGGCCTCTGCCTTGGTTTGAGTCTTGGGCTTTGGTTGGCAGAGCCTACAACCCTTGGCCATGTAGCTTCTAATCTGCTTCCCAAGCTCGGGGTGAGTGATGAAAGCAAGGCGGCTGAGTTTGTGGCTGGGGCCCTTCGGCATCTTGGGCTTCACAAGGGCCGTGGTGGCCTCTGCATGTGTACTCACTGCCTTTGCCTTGTTGGCCTGCATCTTCTTCAGGCCTTTCTTGTTGTGCTTCTTGGCAAAGCACATGTTCCTCAGGAACTTGGGGTGCACCCCCTTGAGAGATTTGTATCTTTGTGCCTGGGGTTTCTTGATACCATTTCTGTGCCATTTTCGAGACTGATTGTGTGCGGTGTGGTTCTTAGACTTGGCCATGTCAGAATGGAAACCGACAGCTCCCAAAGTACCTGGGACCGGAagagctgtttttttgtttttcaagacagggtttctctgtgtagccctggctgtcctggaactcacggagatcctcctgtctctgcctctcattgccaggatcaaaggcgtgcacctctATCACCCAGCAACACTTCTCCTTTTATGGGGAAGGACTAGACACCTTGAGAAGCGAAGGAACTTGCCCCCAGGTGGTTCAGCCTGATCCTGGAGCCTGAAGGCATCGCTTGCTGTTGGAGGCTCTGCAGCCCAGACCTCTGACTTAGACGTTAGCCTGAACATTTCTCCTCACCTTTCCTTGCCCTCCCTAGCAAGAGAATCATTCTGCCTGTCGTCTAGCGCCCATCCTAACCCCCACCTCACTAGGTTAAGGCTAATTTGCTTCATGTTCTTACCCTGCCCAGCACCCACCACTATATTGAGGTGCCGCGGGTCCCCTACATTTCACAGCAGTGCCTCCAAGCCCCCAATGTAGGGTAGCTATCCAGGCTGATCTCCCAAGCACCAATTGGATTCCAGTTCAAGATTCACCCAGCTTCCCCATAGTGCCCTCTACTGGCCAGACTAAACTTTGCGTCTGCCTCTGAGTGCGAGCCCATGCTTGCTCCCAAATCAGCAACATAATAACCCCCTTGGTTTATAGAATTCTTTTCTTCCACTGAGCTCAAAGCTCTTTCCCATCTGTGATCTTCCTGGACCAGCTGCAAGAGTGTGGGAGGGCCAGCATTCAtctccccattttacagagaCAAACTGAGACCTGAACAAGGAAGAGGCGAGCCATAGCGTGTGCAGCTGGCGGATCTTCCAGGTACATTTACCCAGCCCTCTTGGTTCCTGACGACCACACTGAGGCCCAGCGGGGACAGACTTGCCCGAATAAGTCTTGGGCTAGAACCCATTGTCCTAAATACCATCGGGGGCTTTCCCACGACAATCAGAGCTTTGCCTGCAGACATGGACCAAAGGCTTTGGCCAATTCATCAAACACCACAGACCTCTGTTAGTCTGTCTATAAAAGGGGCGTATGTCCTGCTCCTGGACCACTGGGGGATGTTCATGAGTGGTTGGAAGGCacttgaggaggagagggagaacagGCCCCATTTGATCTGACCTATGACCTGGGCTTCAGCTTGGGCAGCTCGCCACAATTCCCCGTAAGCTCCCAGAAAACAGTCACCACTGTGTCTATCTAGCATGCAGTCAACTCCCAATGGGCAGATGCCAACAGGACCTTCCCCTAGCCGGGCATGAACAGCAGCCGGGGGAGAAAATCCAGACCCAGCCTGACCTTCATGAGGCCAAGCCATGTGTTCTGCCCACCTTCTGCTCAGGCTGATCTACTTTGGCACCTGGGGGGTTGAGGTAGGATGAGAAATGTCTcagccagcctcagccacagtcTCACTTCCTACCCCCCCTGTTCTGCCGCTCCTGGCACTTCTCATGAGCTGTCAACTTATTTGTCCCCACaattggtttcttttgtttgtttgtttgtttttcgagacagggtttctctgtgtagctttgtgcctttcctagaactcgctttgtagatcaggctggcctcgaactcacagagatccgcctgcctctgcctccccagtgctgggattaaaggtgtgcaccaccaacgcccggctgcaATTTGTTATATATCCCCTCGGCCAGAGTCTTGACCAGATCCCTgcaaatgtttccattttcagcTTTGAGGGTCATGCTGTGTCTGCCCCACCTCCACTGTTACACAGTATAACAGCTAGAGAACACAGGCGAATGAGTAAGCATGAATgtgtttaaataaaactttatttacagaaaCAGGCTGTGTGCCATAGGGTGTTAACACCAGCTTCAGTCTCCAGTCTTGGGCCTGTGTGCTCTTTGCATCCcgttggggatggggtggggtggtgagCATCTTGCAGGAAGTTTGAAGACGAAagtgaggaagcaggatggacgGGACGGGACTCAAAGGACAGGCGTGTGTAGTGCGGCCCGACGGAGGGGATGTGTGGCTTGTGCAAATATCCAGAGGCAGGAATGGCGAGGGCAAGACAGGGCCCGGTGGCCCCAGGAGTTTCCTTAGAGGTCATGACGAAGGGGGACTGGGCTGAGTGTAGCTTAGTGGtgggtgtttcttttctttttttttcttttgatttttcagagacagggcttctctgtgtagtcctggctgtcctggatcttgctctgtagaccaggctggccttgaactcacagagatccacctgcctctgcctcccgagggctgggattaaaggtgtgcgccaccaccgctcaccGAGTGGTGGGACTGTCTAAGAGCTGTCCCATATGACCATGGTGTGGACTCACCGCTTGGGCTATTGAAGGGTTAA is a genomic window containing:
- the LOC118577382 gene encoding 60S ribosomal protein L29-like, which codes for MAKSKNHTAHNQSRKWHRNGIKKPQAQRYKSLKGVHPKFLRNMCFAKKHNKKGLKKMQANKAKAVSTHAEATTALVKPKMPKGPSHKLSRLAFITHPELGKQIRSYMAKGCRLCQPKPKTQTKAEASAPAQAPKGAQAPVKAP